One stretch of Campylobacter sp. DNA includes these proteins:
- a CDS encoding DUF364 domain-containing protein yields MSEILDQTLECAKEILGAQALDLKIERAVVGLFFSGVKLQGGACGLSYTPLKSLSGAVCCPSQASAMPDSGNIEGKSVRYLLRDLNSAAPLKKTLALAALNALGRACFDKIRADYDVKFGADPFEQLQIERGSFSVVVGALVPYIKTLMKKGADFKILELDKSTLKQAELPFYLPASEASSVVPHADNVIITATTLINDTLQGLLRLKKSGAKLVLVGPTTPLLPQALFERGVDFAGGTLVRDADAVLDIIAQAGSGYHFLGKFADKITICKG; encoded by the coding sequence ATGAGCGAAATTTTAGATCAGACGCTGGAGTGCGCGAAAGAAATTTTAGGCGCCCAGGCGCTGGATCTTAAGATAGAGCGCGCGGTCGTGGGGCTGTTTTTTAGCGGCGTGAAGCTGCAAGGCGGCGCGTGCGGGCTTAGCTATACGCCGCTAAAGTCCCTATCGGGCGCCGTTTGCTGCCCCTCGCAAGCAAGCGCGATGCCCGATTCGGGCAATATCGAGGGCAAGAGCGTGCGCTATCTGCTGCGCGATCTAAACTCCGCCGCGCCGCTTAAAAAGACGCTCGCGCTCGCCGCGCTAAATGCGCTTGGAAGGGCGTGTTTCGATAAAATCCGCGCAGATTACGACGTGAAATTCGGCGCCGATCCCTTTGAGCAGCTGCAGATTGAGCGCGGCAGCTTTAGCGTCGTCGTGGGCGCACTGGTGCCCTACATCAAGACGCTGATGAAAAAGGGCGCGGATTTTAAAATTTTAGAGCTTGACAAAAGCACGCTCAAGCAGGCCGAGCTGCCGTTTTACCTGCCTGCAAGCGAGGCTAGCAGCGTCGTGCCGCACGCCGATAACGTGATAATCACGGCTACGACGCTCATCAACGATACGCTGCAGGGGCTTTTGCGCCTGAAAAAAAGCGGCGCCAAGCTCGTGCTCGTGGGGCCTACCACGCCGTTACTGCCGCAGGCGCTGTTTGAGCGCGGCGTGGACTTTGCGGGCGGCACGCTCGTGCGGGATGCGGACGCGGTGCTCGATATCATCGCGCAGGCGGGCTCGGGGTATCATTTTTTAGGTAAATTTGCCGATAAAATCACGATTTGCAAGGGCTAG
- a CDS encoding alpha/beta hydrolase: protein MQKCVYIVHGYDASPKKHWFAWLKGEIEKSGARAEILTMPTPAHPRLDEWLKTLRESVKFEGEVYLVGHSLGCPTILNFLQSSAASGAVEGVVLVSGLAKPLSDPQFKILDEFMDKGFDFERIKAAAKQRAVVAAKDDYIVPFSFSRDLAGQIDAKFYEVEKGGHFLDRDGFTKFDLVYEILEKMMKLKG from the coding sequence ATGCAAAAGTGCGTCTATATCGTGCACGGCTACGACGCTTCGCCTAAGAAGCATTGGTTTGCCTGGCTTAAAGGTGAGATCGAAAAATCGGGCGCGAGGGCGGAAATTTTAACGATGCCCACGCCTGCGCACCCGAGGCTTGATGAGTGGCTGAAAACTCTGCGCGAAAGCGTAAAATTTGAAGGCGAAGTTTATCTGGTCGGACACAGCCTCGGCTGCCCTACGATCTTAAATTTTTTGCAAAGCAGTGCCGCAAGCGGCGCAGTAGAGGGCGTCGTGCTGGTCTCGGGGCTTGCAAAGCCGCTTAGTGATCCGCAATTTAAAATTTTAGACGAGTTTATGGATAAAGGCTTTGATTTTGAGCGCATAAAAGCCGCCGCAAAACAGCGCGCGGTGGTTGCCGCAAAGGACGATTATATCGTGCCGTTTAGCTTCAGCCGTGATCTAGCGGGGCAGATCGATGCTAAGTTTTACGAGGTGGAGAAGGGCGGGCATTTTTTGGATAGAGACGGCTTTACGAAGTTTGATCTAGTCTATGAAATTTTAGAAAAAATGATGAAGCTAAAGGGCTAG
- a CDS encoding DUF4139 domain-containing protein has product MKKIVLLSAAAALAVNLSAQENSLEIYANSAFLYQNFGAQKSNFSVNVPEYLDIRSIEIAGSCEVRELSLGEIEPVKNAEFAKKEADEKSLRELNDRLVALKAQQRFLSDFASLKDRSLASLKTDSQKVYDEVLLVAGEISKTDEQIGKLKEKISKYRIKNERRLNANFGCDPSFVKISYPVDVSAYTHNELSADLAGGKIEVTQKISVQNPLNAELANLTIALYPYEYSSQTAPQPFYPWYEGEPAKPAPAAAYKKDMMLEVADMQRAPAAEARSSYARTGSNIESSLSKVWKISGVNLKAGEAGEFSFDKQSLNAKFDLLIDGYGSEAAYVRAKFSPERSIEESETLIKLDGVQIGLVHLGFAANSEATAYLGKNSLIEVKKEQANNFTKNSFFGGESKNSMAWEYEIKNGSKRAWNVVLQERAPVSTHEDVKVALKNSPEQSSLGKDGLLSWDFELKPGESKKIRFGYELSKPKK; this is encoded by the coding sequence ATGAAAAAAATAGTGCTTTTAAGCGCAGCTGCGGCGCTTGCCGTAAATTTAAGCGCGCAGGAAAATAGCCTTGAGATCTACGCGAACTCCGCCTTCTTGTACCAAAACTTCGGCGCGCAAAAATCAAACTTCAGCGTGAACGTGCCGGAGTACTTGGATATCCGCAGCATCGAGATCGCGGGCTCTTGCGAAGTGCGCGAATTGTCTTTGGGAGAGATCGAGCCCGTGAAAAACGCGGAATTCGCCAAAAAAGAGGCGGACGAAAAGAGCCTGCGCGAGCTAAACGACCGCCTGGTCGCGCTTAAGGCGCAGCAGCGCTTTTTAAGCGACTTTGCGAGCTTAAAAGATAGAAGTTTGGCGAGCCTAAAGACGGATTCGCAAAAAGTTTACGACGAAGTCCTGCTCGTAGCGGGCGAAATTTCAAAGACGGACGAGCAGATCGGAAAGCTCAAAGAGAAAATTTCAAAATACCGGATCAAAAACGAGCGCCGCTTAAACGCGAACTTTGGCTGCGATCCGAGCTTTGTAAAAATAAGCTACCCCGTTGACGTAAGCGCCTACACGCACAACGAGCTCTCGGCAGATCTTGCAGGCGGCAAGATCGAGGTTACGCAAAAGATCTCGGTGCAAAATCCGCTAAACGCGGAGCTAGCGAATTTGACGATCGCGCTGTATCCTTACGAATACTCCTCACAGACCGCGCCGCAGCCCTTTTATCCGTGGTACGAGGGCGAACCTGCAAAGCCGGCGCCCGCGGCGGCGTATAAAAAGGATATGATGCTAGAGGTGGCAGATATGCAGAGGGCGCCTGCGGCGGAGGCTAGATCGTCGTATGCAAGGACGGGCTCGAATATCGAAAGCTCGCTCTCAAAGGTGTGGAAAATTAGCGGCGTAAACCTCAAGGCGGGCGAAGCGGGCGAGTTTAGCTTCGACAAGCAGAGCCTGAATGCAAAATTTGATCTGCTCATCGACGGCTATGGCAGCGAGGCGGCCTACGTGCGGGCTAAATTTAGCCCCGAAAGAAGCATAGAGGAGAGCGAAACGCTAATAAAGCTCGACGGCGTGCAGATCGGGCTCGTGCATCTAGGCTTTGCCGCAAACTCCGAGGCTACGGCGTATCTGGGTAAAAATAGTCTGATCGAAGTCAAAAAAGAGCAGGCAAATAACTTCACGAAAAATTCCTTTTTCGGCGGCGAAAGCAAAAATTCCATGGCTTGGGAATACGAGATCAAAAACGGCTCCAAGCGCGCGTGGAACGTGGTTTTGCAAGAGCGAGCGCCCGTTTCGACGCATGAAGACGTAAAGGTCGCGCTGAAAAACTCGCCCGAGCAGAGCAGCCTCGGCAAGGACGGACTACTTAGCTGGGACTTTGAGCTAAAGCCGGGCGAGAGTAAAAAGATCCGCTTCGGCTACGAGCTAAGCAAGCCGAAGAAGTAA